In Desulfosudis oleivorans Hxd3, the DNA window CTCGCCCGAAGCAAAATTACCAGTCTACAGGCAGGCGAACCTGCTGTTTGGCCTTGTTGCGAAACAGCAGGTAGCCGTTGATTTTGCCGTAAAGGTAGAGGTCTTTTGTGATCTGAACATCCTTTTTGCAATACTCAACGATCTTGTCGATCTCTCCCTGCTGCCACCAGATCAGTGCCTGCAGCCCGTTGGCGCTTTTTTTCGCGCCCAGGGTGATCTCTGCCAATGAATCGAGGGAAAGCCGGTAGCCCAGGGTCTTGTGCACCTCCTCTAAAATATCCAGGGTGGGTAGCCGGGAAAGATCGGCGTCGCTGTAGCCCGCCAGGACCTGGTTGTCAAACCGCTTGTTGTTAAACCCCACCACCAGATCAAAATCAGAAAGCCGGCGAATAAACGCCGCCACCTGGTTTTCCAGGAATGCGTCATAGGTATCCGTGGCCGAATCGTACAGCACCACGCAGCTGATGCCCATGCGGTCGGCCCGGTGCCAGCCGCCCACCTCTGCGGCAGAACGCTGGGTCTCGATATCGAACACGCCGAACCGAACATCTCCGGTGCGAACCGGCGGCGGTATGGTGCGGGCCGGTTGCAAAACCGGGGCCGCGGCCCGTCGTGTCCGGCTCCGGGCACCGGCTGCCGGTGGCCGGGCCATCTGTTCCAGCAGGTAAAGGGCGCAGGCTTTGTCAATGGGCCGGTTGCCGGAGCCGCACTTGGGCGAATGAACACAGGCGGGGCACCCGGTCTTGCAGGGACACTGGGAAATCAGGTTGCGGGTAAAGCCGAGAATCTCTGCCACCTTTTCATAGGCCTGGCGGCTAAGGCCGATACCCCCGGCCACGGCATCGTAGATAAAGATGACCGGGGTGCCGACCTGGGGATGAAAGGTCATGGAGATGCCGCCCAGGTCGTTTCTGTCGCACATCACAAAGATGGGCAGCACGCCGATGACGGCATGCTCAATGGCGTGAATCCCGCCCATGAAGTGCCGGTATTCACTCTCTGCCGCGTCCTGAATACGGTCGGGAATGGCCAGCCACACCCCTTGCGTTTCAAACACAAGGGGCGGCAGGTCCAGCGGTTCCACGGACACGCGCCGCTTTCCGTACAGCCGCCATTTCTCATACCCGGTGATGGTTTCTGTCACGCGAAGGCGGCCCGTGCACACCGTGATGCCGGCCACCTGTTTTGTCTGAAAGGTTTCCAGAATCTCGGTGTCCTTGGTGGACCGGGGCTTGGTGTAGTAATTGACCGGCTGCCGGGACACAATCACGCGCATGGCACCGACATCCAGATTTTTTACCACGTGGGTCTGGCCCATGTGCAGATAAACCGCGCCGGGATGGGCGTCCCTGAACACCCGCATGCCGTCGATGTCGCCGATGTGGTCCCCGGTCTGGTCGCAGATCACCTTGAAGCTACGGCCCGCGCCCCGCAGGTCGACCTCCCGGTGAGGCCGCTTTCGCGACGCAAACAGGTACATCCCGTCGGCGCTGCGCAACAGCTCCCCTTTTTTCTCCAGCGTCGCGACGGCCCGCTGCATGGCCGCCCCCTGCAGAAAAGGCTCATCCACGCGCAACCGGTGTTCGGCGGCGGCGCATACCAGGTGCTTTTCAACAATGGCCGGGTTGTCCGGGTTAATCACCGCCGCCTCCGGGGGCAGGCTCAGAAAGGCCCCGGGATTGCGCATAAAATACTGGTCCAGGGCGTCTTCCCCGGCAATCAGGATCATGGCCGACTCCTGGCCGGCCCGCCCCACCCTGCCCCCGCGTTGCCATGTAGCCATGACTGACCCCGGATACCCCACCAGCAGGCAGAGGTCCAGGTCTCCGATATCGATGCCCAGTTCCAGGGCGCTGGTGGATATCACGGCCAGCAGTTCGCCGGCGGAAAGCTTTCGCTCGATCTCCCGGCGCTCGTCCGGCAGAAACCCGGCCCGGTAGGAGCTGATTTGATGGGCATGGGGGCTTTTCTTTTCCGCCCAGATGGATATCAGCTCGGCCAGCTTCCGGGACTGGGTGTAGACAATGGTGCGAAGCCCCCGGTACAGGGCGGCCCGAAGCAGTTGAATGGTGGTGGCCACCGGACCGGTTACCGGATTCATGAACACCACGTGACGTTTTCCCCTGGGGGCCCCGCTTTTTGTGACCGCCGTTGTCGGCCGGCCGGTGAGCTGGCCGGCCAGCTCTTCCGGGTTGGCAATGGTGGCCGACCCGGCCACGAACAGGGGGGCGGCGCCGTGGTGGGTGCAGACACGATAGAGACGGCGGAACACGTGGGCCATGTGAGACCCCATCACGCCCCGGTAGGTGTGAATCTCGTCAATGACCACAAAGGCAAGATTGGCAAAAAAAGTATGCCAGGTCTCATGATAGGGCAGCAGCCCCAGGTGCAGCATGTCCGGATTGGTCATCAGCACCGAGGGCGGGTTGTCTCTGATTTTTTTCCGGTGCCAGGCCGTGGTGTCACCGTCGTAGATGGCCGCGGACACGGCCTCCGCCATGCCCGCGGCGCCGGCGGTTTCCTGCAGTGCCCGCAACTGGTCCCTGGCCAGGGCCTTGAGCGGATAGAGATAAAGGGCCCGGGCCGACGGATTTTCCTTCAGCCGCTGGAGCACGGGAATATTATAGATCAGGGTCTTGCCGCTGGCCGTGGGCGTGGCCGCCACCACGTTCTCTCCTGACAACACCCGGCCAATGGCATCGGCCTGGTGGGCATACAGCCCTTCCGTGGCCAGTATGGCGGAAAGACAGGCCGCCTCAGGCACTCCCCAATCCGGCTTTCTAACCATCCGGGCCGGCACCGGATCCAGCGCGGTGTGGTAAACCACCTCGCCGGCCATTCGCGGTGAAGCTACAAGAGACTGAATATATTCACTTATGGTTCCGTTTCTATCCATGGGCACCCGACTGGCAGCGGCAAAAAACCTCTTTCACTTTGCATTGAAAATCTGTATACCTTATAAGACTGCAACACCAATTTGCAAAACAAAAAAGGAGGGGCCCATGAGAGGCGCTCTTTTTATCGTCATGCTGATCGCCCTGCTGGTGGTGGGAGTGCTGGTCGTGAAGAACATGTCCACGGAAACCACCGAAGGGGTCGAAAAAATGGAGACCATCCAGAAGGCCAGAGACACGGCCAGCGAAGCCGAAAAACAGGCGGCCGAAATGGGAAAGCGGCTCAAGGAGGCCACCCAGTCCTCTCCGGCAATCGACTGACGATTGATGGCTTCGTAAAAAGCCCAATATCTGCGTTGCGCTACACCCCTCGTCACTGCGACGTACGACAAGTACGCCTCATTCCTCGGGATTTGCGACGCCTTGATCTTGAACTTTTTACTTTGCCATCCCAAATAGACTTTTTACGGGTTTATCACCCAAGTTTTATAAACCGGTTATTTAAAAGGAGGACCGCATGATCAGACGTATACTGACGGTGTGTGTTGTCACGGTAACCCTTGCCATCACCGCGGTGTGTGCGCAGGCCCAGTCCCTGAGCTTTGACCTGGGCGTAAGTTCCGATAATATCCGGGCCAACGCTCTTGTGGAAACAGAGTTTGAAGGCGCCACCCTGTACGCCGGCGCCGGCGGGCTTTATATCGAAGACGATTTCACGCTTTACAACATCAAGGCCGGGCTCAAGCAGAGTGTCTTTTCTCCGGCCCTGGTCCTGGGAATGGGATTCAAGGGCGTGGCGGGCGAAGCCGAGATAGGCCACTGGGACCCGGATATTGCTGTTGTGGGCTTCAACCTGCTGGGCGCGTTTGATTTTTCAAAAACAACAGCCAACGTGCCGGTGACTCTTTTTGCCGACATGGTCTATGCCCCGGACCCTTTGAGCTTTGCCGACTGTGAACAGTACATTGAGTATGCCGCCGGCGTGGAGTTCTATGTTGTCAATAACGGGGCCATTGTGGCCGAGTACATGAAAATCGACACCGACCTGGAACGTGGGGGCCTGGAAGTTGACAAGTCAGCCGACTCCATTTACCTGGGGTTCAAGCTGAAGCTGGGCCATTGATTCCTGAACATATTTAAGTCATTGCGCCAGCGAAGCAATCCTGTCCATATACGGGTGCCTGTTTGTAGTGACGCCGTGAGGCGTTCGCCGGCCGGCCGGCCCCAATGCCCTTACGGGCACACGACAAACAGGGCGTACATCCACTCACGGGTTTGGGACCATAGAAAAATTTTAGAAACACAAAAAAAGGGGGGCACCGCCAGTGCCCCCCTTTTTGTTTTTCTTCGAATCGCGCAGAAGTGTCTACTTGCCCACCAGATCGGCCATGGCCTGAGCCACACTGGCAAAGGCTTTTGTCACCGGTGAATCCGGATATTCAGACTGATAGGAAATGCCGGAGTCCCCGCATGTCACCATATTCGTGTCAAACGGAATTCTTCCGAGGAAATTAATGTCCGCATCTTTGGCCGTCCGCTCACCCCCGCCGGAACCGAACAGGTCAACGGTTTTGCCGCAATGGGGGCAGGTAAATCCGCTCATGTTTTCAATCAGGCCAAAGGCCTCCATCTTCACGGTCTTGCAGAAGTTAATGGACTTGCGGATGTCGGCCAGTGCCACTTCCTGAGGTGTAGTGACAATAATGGCCTTTGCGCCTAGAATCAGCTGGGCCACGGTCAGGGGTTCGTCCCCGGTGCCCGGCGGCGAGTCAATGATCAGAAAATCAAGATCCCCCCAGGCCACGTCACCGATAAACTGCTGAATCACGGTGTGCTTGATGGGCCCCCGCCAGATGATGGCGTCATCCTTGCTCAGGCTCAGCGACTCAATGGAAATGGCGGAAAGATTGTCCGAATAGGGCACCGGAATCATTTTCCGCTCCTGTGTCACGCCGGGCATTTCAGTGAGACCCAGCATGCGGGGAATGTCCGGGCCGTGGATATCCACATCCATCAGCCCCACCTTGAATCCCCGGTCGGCCAGGGCCAGGGCCAGGTTGACCGACGTGCTGGTTTTGCCCACGCCGCCCTTGCCGCTCATCACGATGAACTTGTGCTTGATCCGGGCCAGGGATTCCTCAATGCCGGCCCCCGGGTCCCGTTGCTGCTGTTGCTGCTGCTTCTGCTTGGTTCCGCAAAGCGGAACCCCCTGCTGTGTGTTGCTCATGGTTCTGCTCCTTTTATATCAACCCTGGCGTTATTTTTCCGCCTTTTTATCTTCTTCCTTTTTGCACATGGGACACTCATGGGGCGTCCCGCCGCTTGAGACAACGGGCCACTCCTGCCGGCATTTGCCGCAGAAAAGCACGGCCCCGTCCGGACCGGTGCGAAGATAGTTGCCGCCCTCGATGCGAATGGCCATGCCGTTGACCAGGGCATCAGCCACGGTCTTCCGGGCCTTGCGCACCACCCGGCCGAAGGTGGCCCTGGAGATATTCATGTGCCGGCCCGCCTCCTCGTGGGGAAGGCCCTGCAGGTCAGCCAGCATCAGGGCCTCCAGCTCGTCCACGGTCAGCCCCACCTCCCTGAGCATGCGCAAAGGCACCCCCCGGGGCTTGAAGTAGCAGACATCCGGTTCAGAGACAACTGTTCGTGTTTTCGTAGGTCTCGGCATAGTCTATTATGAGTATATGCTCAAAATTTGTTTCTTGGTGACTTATTGATAAGGACTGCCCAAGGGAATGTCAAGCTTTTCCATAAGAAAACCCGGCGCAAACATGTCATTGCCCGGCTTGACCGGGCAATCCAGCGTAAAATTGACCAAATACCCTATTCAAAAAAATCAGCTTCTCGTCAGCCGGGCCAGCTCTTTCAACCCCTTGCGCTCGTTGGCAAGGGCATCGACGAAAAAGGACTTGTCGCGGTGCTCGATCAGCCGCTTGACGGTCAGGGCCATGTCAAAATTCACCGCGCAG includes these proteins:
- a CDS encoding DEAD/DEAH box helicase, with amino-acid sequence MDRNGTISEYIQSLVASPRMAGEVVYHTALDPVPARMVRKPDWGVPEAACLSAILATEGLYAHQADAIGRVLSGENVVAATPTASGKTLIYNIPVLQRLKENPSARALYLYPLKALARDQLRALQETAGAAGMAEAVSAAIYDGDTTAWHRKKIRDNPPSVLMTNPDMLHLGLLPYHETWHTFFANLAFVVIDEIHTYRGVMGSHMAHVFRRLYRVCTHHGAAPLFVAGSATIANPEELAGQLTGRPTTAVTKSGAPRGKRHVVFMNPVTGPVATTIQLLRAALYRGLRTIVYTQSRKLAELISIWAEKKSPHAHQISSYRAGFLPDERREIERKLSAGELLAVISTSALELGIDIGDLDLCLLVGYPGSVMATWQRGGRVGRAGQESAMILIAGEDALDQYFMRNPGAFLSLPPEAAVINPDNPAIVEKHLVCAAAEHRLRVDEPFLQGAAMQRAVATLEKKGELLRSADGMYLFASRKRPHREVDLRGAGRSFKVICDQTGDHIGDIDGMRVFRDAHPGAVYLHMGQTHVVKNLDVGAMRVIVSRQPVNYYTKPRSTKDTEILETFQTKQVAGITVCTGRLRVTETITGYEKWRLYGKRRVSVEPLDLPPLVFETQGVWLAIPDRIQDAAESEYRHFMGGIHAIEHAVIGVLPIFVMCDRNDLGGISMTFHPQVGTPVIFIYDAVAGGIGLSRQAYEKVAEILGFTRNLISQCPCKTGCPACVHSPKCGSGNRPIDKACALYLLEQMARPPAAGARSRTRRAAAPVLQPARTIPPPVRTGDVRFGVFDIETQRSAAEVGGWHRADRMGISCVVLYDSATDTYDAFLENQVAAFIRRLSDFDLVVGFNNKRFDNQVLAGYSDADLSRLPTLDILEEVHKTLGYRLSLDSLAEITLGAKKSANGLQALIWWQQGEIDKIVEYCKKDVQITKDLYLYGKINGYLLFRNKAKQQVRLPVDW
- a CDS encoding YfaZ family outer membrane protein → MIRRILTVCVVTVTLAITAVCAQAQSLSFDLGVSSDNIRANALVETEFEGATLYAGAGGLYIEDDFTLYNIKAGLKQSVFSPALVLGMGFKGVAGEAEIGHWDPDIAVVGFNLLGAFDFSKTTANVPVTLFADMVYAPDPLSFADCEQYIEYAAGVEFYVVNNGAIVAEYMKIDTDLERGGLEVDKSADSIYLGFKLKLGH
- a CDS encoding Mrp/NBP35 family ATP-binding protein, whose product is MSNTQQGVPLCGTKQKQQQQQQRDPGAGIEESLARIKHKFIVMSGKGGVGKTSTSVNLALALADRGFKVGLMDVDIHGPDIPRMLGLTEMPGVTQERKMIPVPYSDNLSAISIESLSLSKDDAIIWRGPIKHTVIQQFIGDVAWGDLDFLIIDSPPGTGDEPLTVAQLILGAKAIIVTTPQEVALADIRKSINFCKTVKMEAFGLIENMSGFTCPHCGKTVDLFGSGGGERTAKDADINFLGRIPFDTNMVTCGDSGISYQSEYPDSPVTKAFASVAQAMADLVGK
- a CDS encoding DUF134 domain-containing protein, whose translation is MPRPTKTRTVVSEPDVCYFKPRGVPLRMLREVGLTVDELEALMLADLQGLPHEEAGRHMNISRATFGRVVRKARKTVADALVNGMAIRIEGGNYLRTGPDGAVLFCGKCRQEWPVVSSGGTPHECPMCKKEEDKKAEK